One part of the Sorangiineae bacterium MSr11954 genome encodes these proteins:
- a CDS encoding alpha/beta hydrolase, whose amino-acid sequence MDRREFMELAIGGLAAGALAACGARAARGPAAGGVTTNAAAFGAARRMVETRFGKIAYVERGEGSAALFIHGFPLNGFQWRGALDRLSMYRRCIAPDLMGMGYTEIPDGQSVAAGAQAEMLVAVLDALSISAVDLVANDSGGAVAQILVARHPARFRTLLLTNCDTENDSPPPALFPGIHQARAGRWVDEWLAPQLADKNFCRSEKGLGGGAYTDPARLTDEAIDYYFAPILSSPRRKAQGDAYCAALLPNPLAGIQPLLQRCEVPVRIVWGTGDLVFSAANPDYLARTFPKSRGVRRIPGAKLFFPEELPDIIAEDARRLWGAGEHGLAPR is encoded by the coding sequence ATGGATCGTAGAGAGTTCATGGAGCTGGCCATCGGTGGACTTGCTGCGGGAGCGCTCGCCGCATGTGGCGCTCGCGCGGCGCGCGGTCCCGCCGCTGGCGGTGTGACGACGAACGCCGCGGCGTTCGGTGCCGCGCGGCGCATGGTCGAGACGCGGTTTGGAAAGATCGCGTATGTCGAGCGGGGCGAGGGGAGCGCGGCGCTGTTCATTCATGGCTTTCCGCTCAATGGGTTTCAATGGCGCGGCGCGCTCGATCGCTTATCGATGTACCGCCGCTGCATCGCTCCCGATCTCATGGGAATGGGATACACCGAGATCCCGGACGGCCAAAGTGTCGCGGCCGGCGCGCAGGCGGAGATGCTCGTCGCGGTGCTCGATGCACTCTCGATCTCCGCGGTCGATCTGGTCGCGAATGACAGCGGCGGTGCAGTCGCACAAATCCTCGTCGCGCGCCATCCTGCGCGATTCCGGACCCTGCTATTGACCAACTGCGACACCGAGAACGACAGCCCGCCGCCCGCGCTGTTCCCCGGCATCCATCAGGCGCGAGCGGGGAGGTGGGTCGACGAATGGCTCGCGCCGCAGCTCGCGGACAAGAACTTCTGTCGATCCGAAAAGGGGCTCGGCGGCGGCGCGTACACCGATCCTGCGCGCCTGACCGACGAGGCGATCGACTACTACTTCGCGCCGATCTTGAGCTCTCCGCGGCGCAAGGCGCAGGGAGACGCTTATTGCGCGGCGCTCCTGCCCAACCCGCTCGCCGGGATCCAGCCGCTGCTCCAGCGCTGCGAGGTGCCGGTGCGGATCGTGTGGGGGACGGGCGATTTGGTCTTCTCGGCGGCGAATCCCGACTACCTCGCTCGCACATTTCCCAAGTCGCGCGGCGTGCGCCGCATTCCCGGGGCAAAGCTCTTCTTCCCGGAGGAGCTCCCGGACATCATCGCCGAGGACGCGCGCCGCTTGTGGGGCGCCGGCGAGCACGGGCTAGCTCCTCGATGA
- a CDS encoding VOC family protein, with product MNRQTHMKMNHMSFPTVDVATEAKFFEEHFGARIEFVDVGTGSALLKHGETDIVLEAKAGAVPWHDDFHFGFEFETKREVEALYAQLKLAGVKLETEVYNRLGRGSRFFGRTPAGVQFEIITREDMESKWDARKK from the coding sequence ATGAACCGCCAGACCCACATGAAAATGAACCATATGAGCTTCCCCACCGTGGACGTCGCGACGGAGGCAAAATTTTTCGAAGAGCATTTCGGCGCGCGGATCGAGTTCGTCGACGTCGGCACGGGAAGCGCTCTCCTGAAGCACGGGGAGACCGATATCGTACTGGAAGCCAAGGCGGGGGCGGTCCCTTGGCACGACGATTTCCACTTCGGGTTCGAATTCGAGACCAAGCGCGAGGTCGAAGCTCTTTACGCGCAATTGAAGCTCGCAGGCGTGAAACTCGAAACCGAAGTGTACAACCGCCTCGGGCGCGGCTCGCGTTTCTTCGGGCGGACGCCGGCCGGCGTTCAGTTCGAGATCATCACGCGGGAAGACATGGAGTCCAAATGGGACGCTCGTAAGAAGTGA
- a CDS encoding YciI family protein produces MDEGTQLSEYLVISRGRWDEDKSPAEIQNAIDAFYVWHERCIDEGRMRPGHRLGVGRRVVSKHGVTDGPFAETKELIGGYWFIVAASLEEASALAAENPCLACGLTYEIRPIELARASAFAVTNETSVRR; encoded by the coding sequence ATGGACGAAGGCACACAGCTCTCCGAGTATCTGGTCATCTCCCGTGGGCGCTGGGATGAAGACAAATCGCCGGCCGAGATACAGAACGCCATTGATGCGTTCTATGTCTGGCATGAACGCTGCATTGACGAAGGCCGGATGCGCCCCGGGCACCGGCTTGGCGTCGGGCGCAGAGTCGTTTCCAAGCATGGCGTGACCGATGGACCTTTCGCCGAAACCAAGGAGCTCATCGGCGGGTATTGGTTCATCGTGGCCGCCAGCCTCGAGGAGGCCTCCGCACTGGCCGCCGAGAACCCCTGTTTGGCCTGTGGTCTGACCTACGAAATTCGGCCGATCGAGCTCGCGCGGGCCAGCGCATTCGCCGTCACCAACGAAACCTCCGTTCGAAGGTGA
- a CDS encoding alpha/beta hydrolase: MKRRDFLSICATAAGAAALSACGRAGGGPVAPAPLDAAAFQASRRFVATPFGRIAYVERGNGPAALFLHGFPMNGFQWRASIERLSRYRRCLAPDFIGLGYTEASEQQDLSPQAQTDMLAAFLDRLSVPAVDLIANDSGGTIAQLFVAKYPARVRTMLLTNCDVHENSPPAQMHNSIEKARAGRYDQKMERHLTDRVYARSPQGIGGSAYIDPAHFTDEAIEYYFKPLVASPIRRTQLNRHLAAFEPNPLVAIEPALRRCTAPTRMVWGTADQLFPVTWAEWLDRALPGTRGIRRVDAGKLFWPEEMPDIVAEEARALWGV, encoded by the coding sequence ATGAAGCGACGCGATTTCCTTTCGATATGCGCCACCGCCGCGGGAGCCGCGGCGCTCTCGGCGTGCGGGCGAGCGGGTGGCGGGCCGGTGGCGCCGGCGCCCCTGGATGCCGCGGCGTTTCAGGCCTCACGGCGCTTCGTCGCCACACCCTTTGGGCGAATTGCATACGTGGAGCGCGGAAACGGTCCGGCCGCGCTCTTCCTCCACGGCTTCCCGATGAACGGCTTTCAGTGGCGCGCTTCGATCGAGCGGCTGTCGCGGTACCGGCGGTGCCTCGCTCCGGATTTCATCGGGCTGGGCTACACCGAAGCGTCCGAACAGCAAGATCTCTCCCCACAGGCGCAGACCGACATGCTGGCGGCGTTCCTCGATCGGCTCTCGGTTCCCGCGGTCGACCTGATCGCCAACGACAGCGGCGGGACGATCGCGCAGCTCTTCGTGGCGAAGTACCCCGCCCGGGTACGCACGATGCTCCTCACCAACTGCGACGTGCACGAGAACAGCCCGCCCGCGCAGATGCACAACTCGATCGAGAAGGCGCGAGCCGGCCGCTACGATCAGAAAATGGAGCGCCACCTCACGGATCGCGTCTACGCGCGCTCGCCGCAAGGCATCGGCGGATCCGCCTACATCGATCCGGCCCACTTCACCGATGAGGCCATCGAGTACTATTTCAAGCCGCTGGTCGCGTCGCCGATCCGGCGCACGCAGCTCAATCGCCATCTGGCGGCGTTCGAGCCGAATCCGCTCGTCGCCATCGAGCCGGCGCTCCGGCGGTGCACCGCGCCGACGCGGATGGTATGGGGCACCGCCGACCAACTCTTTCCGGTGACGTGGGCCGAGTGGCTCGACCGCGCGCTCCCCGGAACCCGCGGCATACGTCGGGTCGACGCAGGGAAGCTGTTCTGGCCGGAGGAGATGCCCGACATCGTGGCGGAGGAGGCGCGTGCGCTTTGGGGCGTCTAG